In a genomic window of Bicyclus anynana chromosome 5, ilBicAnyn1.1, whole genome shotgun sequence:
- the LOC128198130 gene encoding uncharacterized protein LOC128198130, whose protein sequence is MRSEHKSTREGPLRGESLGASDSRRIGPSVYGGANRRIEARLERMREVERTGNAQRGENLSMELERGINVVEDLIENRMDVTSCASDSDRSSVRPATKQSSSVKRRRLSNGGESTSEAEEVASQNISSRRKGPCTKKEMFLKPVRATDDGEEHIHELARAARMARSTIGLPTVADNEALMKRVEDDINIIVKVATKSKNLKGTFQKALKDAGASIKETVEALKDKMSSEEVTRLQLENAALRKELKQIRKDMAELRMEVRRTNSCYTPSTQTSAPEQTKEPAPSSTFDSQAVDELARSIMIQVGTMIDARLHSLEQRLPPEERIRPPLSTDRRTSANDASASTSGAPQTRPEPREEATAPKTKKGKVRKTGTGTKPVDKSKSAPQPSGSTQNEEEWTKVGKSGKKSKTSANSSKPSVKKLRLARSAAVVITLQPGATDKAVTYASILSEAKSKIDLSSIGISALRFRRAATGARILELPGESGGKQADTLAQSLRQILPEEIVRVSRPEKCVNLRITGLDDSVNEAEIAAAVSVKGGCPIEAVKVGKIQWTPKSTGSVLIRCPVAAAKKMEEGRLLVGWVSANVRLLEQRPLRCFRCLETGHVRPMCTAEIDRSSECYNCGQPGHKAADCSSNSNCSLCAAAGGPANHKLGSGLCQNGKKSKKAWVRPRRTVQTDCPSVNTGESLGDGGNRMAED, encoded by the coding sequence atgcgATCTGAACATAAATCTACCCGGGAGGGTCCCCTTCGGGGGGAATCCCTTGGTGCGTCGGATAGCCGTCGCATCGGCCCCAGCGTATACGGGGGGGCCAACAGACGCATAGAGGCTAGGTTAGAAAGAATGAGGGAGGTAGAGAGAACAGGAAACGCGCAGAGGGGAGAAAATTTGAGTATGGAGTTGGAGAGAGGTATAAATGTAGTGGAGGATTTAATAGAAAACAGAATGGACGTAACATCATGTGCTTCTGACTCAGACAGAAGTAGCGTCCGTCCTGCAACTAAACAGTCGTCATCAGTCAAAAGACGGCGCCTCTCCAATGGTGGAGAGTCTACAAGCGAGGCGGAAGAGGTGGCGAGCCAGAATATTTCTTCTCGAAGAAAGGGCCCCTGCactaaaaaagaaatgtttctCAAACCAGTACGAGCTACTGATGACGGAGAGGAACACATTCACGAGCTAGCACGTGCCGCGAGAATGGCACGTTCTACTATAGGGCTTCCTACCGTTGCTGATAATGAGGCGCTCATGAAACGGGTGGAAGACGATATAAATATTATCGTAAAGGTAGCTACCAAATCTAAAAATTTGAAGGGCACCTTTCAGAAGGCACTTAAAGACGCGGGGGCTTCAATAAAAGAAACGGTAGAAGCCCTAAAAGACAAAATGTCGAGTGAGGAAGTAACAAGGCTTCAGCTAGAAAACGCCGCACTCCGAAAAGAgttaaaacaaattaggaaggaTATGGCAGAGCTGCGAATGGAGGTGCGGAGAACGAATAGTTGTTATACTCCATCAACCCAAACCTCTGCCCCTGAACAAACTAAAGAACCGGCGCCCTCATCAACGTTTGATTCTCAAGCTGTAGATGAGCTAGCACGGTCCATCATGATCCAAGTTGGCACCATGATAGATGCACGTCTACATTCGCTGGAGCAGAGGCTCCCACCAGAGGAAAGGATTCGTCCACCATTGTCTACAGATCGACGAACCAGTGCAAATGATGCGTCTGCTTCCACTTCTGGTGCTCCGCAGACAAGGCCGGAGCCAAGAGAAGAAGCTACAGCCCCTAAAACCAAGAAGGGCAAAGTGCGAAAGACAGGTACAGGGACAAAACCCGTGGACAAAAGTAAGAGTGCCCCGCAGCCTTCGGGCTCAACGCAAAATGAAGAGGAATGGACAAAGGTTGGAAAGAGTGGCAAAAAGTCCAAAACCAGTGCAAACTCTTCCAAACCTTCTGTAAAGAAACTGCGGTTAGCACGGTCAGCAGCTGTGGTTATAACTTTACAGCCTGGAGCTACTGATAAAGCTGTTACCTACGCCAGTATACTGTCTGAGGCGAAATCTAAAATTGATCTCTCCAGCATAGGTATATCGGCTTTGAGGTTCCGTCGAGCTGCCACTGGCGCCCGTATATTGGAGCTTCCTGGCGAATCTGGTGGAAAGCAGGCCGACACTTTAGCCCAAAGCCTCAGACAGATCTTACCTGAAGAAATTGTGAGGGTGTCCAGGCCCGAAAAGTGTGTAAATCTTAGAATCACTGGGTTAGACGATTCTGTAAATGAAGCTGAAATTGCTGCTGCTGTTTCAGTAAAAGGCGGATGCCCAATCGAGGCAGTGAAAGTAGGCAAAATCCAGTGGACCCCTAAGAGCACAGGCTCAGTTTTGATCAGATGTCCTGTTGCTGCAGCTAAGAAGATGGAAGAAGGTCGGTTACTGGTAGGGTGGGTATCGGCCAATGTTCGATTGCTCGAGCAAAGACCTCTCCGGTGCTTCCGTTGTCTAGAGACTGGACATGTTCGCCCTATGTGTACAGCCGAAATTGACCGCAGTAGTGAATGTTACAACTGCGGTCAACCTGGCCATAAGGCAGCGGACTGCTCGAGCAACTCGAACTGCTCTCTTTGCGCAGCAGCAGGAGGGCCCGCAAATCATAAGCTTGGGAGCGGGCTGTGTCAAAACGGTAAGAAAAGCAAAAAGGCCTGGGTACGACCTCGGCGTACCGTGCAGACTGATTGTCCATCTGTGAATACAGGTGAGTCTCTGGGCGATGGTGGGAATAGAATGGCTGAAGACTAA